Within the Staphylococcus warneri genome, the region GTTGTTTTTTTATCTTTTTTTACAACGACAGTGTCATTGATAACTTCTAATTCTGGATGAGCAATTTTTATACCTTCGAGCATATCATTTAAAAATTGTTGTTTATCTTTAATTAGTTTTTTCATAGTTAGCCCTCCTTATTTATCCACTTTCATTATAAAGCATCGACATAAGAAAGCGTTAACAATTATATATATAATTAAAGTGACATGTAACGCACATGCCACTTTATTTACATATTTTATACATTTTTGGTTTTGTACATGAGATATAGGAAGTAAGGGGCACCAATAATTGCAACGATGATACCTGCTGGTACGCCTGTAGGTTCTAAAATTACCTTGCCTAATGTATCTGAGAACACTAATAAAAATGCCCCAACAAGCACTGCTATTGGTAAAAACAACTGATGGCGTGGCCCCACAATACGTTTAGCAATATGCGGCCCCATCAATCCTATAAAGGAAATTGAACCTGCTACTGCAACTGCTACTGACGATAGTACTACTGCTACAAAGAATAATACCATGCGTTCTTTACCGACCTTAACACCTAAACCTTTAGCTACATGCTCATGTGTATTGATAATGTTCAATTCATTAGATTTATAAAATAAATATGGCAGTATGATGATGATCCATGGTAAAAATGCAATCACAAATATCCATTCATCTCCCCAGATATTACCTGCAAACCATGTTGCTATAAATTCCGATTGATCTTTGTCGAATTTAGACATTAATGTTATTGAACCACCATATAAAGCAGTCTGCATACCTACACCTATTAAGACCATACTAGATGGTGTAACACCATGTCTTTGATTGACACTAAACATAAAAATAATTAAAGCTGTCGCTACACCACCAATGACGCTAATGATTGGTAAAACGTAAACAAAATTATCTGGTTTAATCTGACCAATTGTGATGAATAATGCTATTGCGAAACCACCACCAGCGTTAATACCTAGTATGCCTGGTTCTGCAATTGGGTTTTTAGTAACACTTTGTACAATCGCACCACTCATACTTAATGCTGCACCAGCAAGAATAGTGATTAGCATACGTGGTAATCTAAAGTCGACTAAAATTAGTGTGTCTGTATAATCACCCTGACCGGTCAAAATTTGGAAAAATCGACTTACAGGGATGTTATATTCACCAGAAGCGATACTCCATGTACACGCTAAGAAGACGAGCACTGCAAATATCACAAATGTAATGATTTGTTTACGTCGTAATTTACTATCTATCATATTGAGCGTCCTCCTTTTTTAACTAAGTATAAAAAGTAAGGAACGCCAATAAATGAAATAATCGCACCCACTGGCGCGTCTCCTAAATATCTAGCCAACATATCAGCTACTAACATTAATATTCCACCTAAAATGGCTGTTAGAGGTAACACTTTTGAATAATCCGTTCCTATGATAAATCGAACAATATGTGGCACCATTAATCCAACGAATGCAATTTGACCTACCATCGATACTGCTACCCCAGCTAGCACCATTGCTAAGACTAATATGACAACTCTAATCATGGTAACATTCTGTCCTAGCCCTTTGGCTAAAGATTCACCTAAATTCAATATGGTTAATTGTCTACTCATTGCGAGAATAACCACCAATGTCACAATAATGATTGGTCCAGTCCAAATAATTTGAGGCCAAGTTGTTCCTGATACACCACCAGCACTCCAAAATGTTAAAGATTGATTTAATCTAAAGATAAGCGCAACACCTTGGCTTAATGCCGTTAACATGGCACTAACAGCTGCTCCGGCTAAAATAATACGCATCGGATTGAAACCATCTTTTCTTGAGCGACCAATCATTAACACAATCGAACCGCCTAACAATGCACCGAGAAATCCAGCTACCATAAGTAATGTAAAAGGTGCCTCTGGATAAAAAGCATAGGTTATGGCCAAACCAAATGACGCACCAGAATTGAGTCCAATTAAACTTGGATCCGCCAAACTATTTTTCGTGACACCTTGAATAACCGCACCAGCAACTGATAATGCCATGCCTACTAAAATAGCACCTAAATCTCTAGGAATTCTAATTTCACTAATCACATTATGCTGTTGATTTTTTGGATTATAATTGAAAATTGCATCTATAATAGTGGGTATATCTATTTTTGCATCTCCAAATAAAATAGATAAAAATAGTGCTATTGCTAGCACTATTATTCCACCTATCAAATAAGACACAAATTTCATATAACCGCTTTGCCTTGGTTTTGACATGATATCTTTACCTTTTCTATATATTTTAAATAATCATACAATTTATGAAGAATATGCCTTTTGACATAAATCATAAGTCACTAATAAAGGTTTACCAGTTCTAGGATCTTCACTTAACACAACATCTATATTAAATACACGTTCTAAAATATCTTGTGTTAACACTTCATTTGTTTCACCATTTGCTACAATGTCACCATCTTTCATAGCAATTAGATGATCTGAGAATCGAATAGCTTGATTGATATCATGTAATACCATAATAATCGTACAACCTTGTTCTTGATTTAATTTTTGTACTAATTCTAAGATTTCTAATTGATGGCATATATCTAAATATGTGGTTGGTTCATCTAAAAAGATAATATCTGTACGTTGAGCCAATGCCATTGCAATCCAGACACGTTGTCTTTGACCACCACTTAAATCGTTGATTGAACGGTGTCTAAATTCAAACGTACCTGTCACTTCTAGCGCCCAATTAATTTCTTTTTTATCTTCATCTGATAAACGCCCAAATCCTTTTTGATGAGGAAATCGGCCATAAGATACTAATTCACCAACAGTTAAACCATCAGCCACTTCTGGGGACTGTGGTAAAATCGCAATTTTCTTAGCAATTTCTTTCGTAGATTGTGTGTGGATACTCTCTCCGTCTAAATTAATCGTACCATCTTTTACAGATAACAAACGAGACAATGCTTTAAGTAAGGTAGACTTACCGCACCCATTGGGTCCAATAATTGAAGTTACTTTGCCATCTGGAATTTCCACATCTAAATGATTAATAATCGTCGTATCACCATAACCTATTGTTACTTGTTCACCGTTTAAACGACTCATAATTCCCCTACTTTCTTATTTACTATATCTATATCGAAAACATAACTGTAATTAAATATGTTATTTATTAAATTTATCATTGTAATTGATAATCATTATCACAGGAGTCATTATAACATCTTTCACATATATTGACTAATAAATTTCATTCATTTTCTCATTTTTAAAGCATTAAAATAGCCGTTCTAAGTTAACAAATTTGCTACTTAAAACGGCATATGGATAACATCATTTATTCATCTATAAGGAATCCATTTCCATAAACATCTCTCACATCATGAATGACTAGAAATGCTTGATTATCAATATTTCTAATAATCTTTTTAGCTCGTGACACTTGCGTCTTCGTAATTACGACATAAAGGACATCTTTTTCTTCTCTAGTATAATAGCCATGTCCATTCAATATGGTTAATCCGCGCCCTACTTGTTCATCTATGGCTTTAGCCACTTCATCTGGTTTACTTGAAATAATTGTCATCGCTTTCTTTGTATTTAAACCTTCGATTACAAATTCCATCACTTTCGTTCCTATATATAATGAAATGACGGTAACTAATGCACGATCTAATGAAATCACAGTTAATGAAATCACTACAACAATCAAATCGAAGAAGAGAAGTGCATAAGGTGTACTCACATCTAAATACTTATGTGCAATTCTAGCTAAAATGGTAGTTCCTGCAGTAGTACCACCTGCTAATACAATGACACCAATACCTAACCCTACACTTGTTCCGCCAAATACTGCATTAACAATGACATTTCCTGTTTCAACATGCCAAGATTCTGTCAAACTTAAAAATACTGAAATAAGGACAGTTGCTACAATGGTTAAATACATACTACGCTTACTTAAAAATTTATATCCTACTGCAATTAAAACAGCATTGACTACAAAGTTAGTAATAGCTGGTGATAAGTGAAAGGCATAGTACAATACAATAGCTAGACCTGTTACCCCACCTTCACCTAAATTACCTGAAATAATGAATGCATTAACACCCGCTGAAAAAATAAACGAACCAATAATGACTAATATTAAATCTCGTATTAATCTGTTCAAGCAACCACATCCCTTTATTTATTTTTTATGATTAACAAAATGTTAGCACACGCATGTAGACCCCCACAACACCGCTAGAGTAAATAATTCATATTTTTGAAATATTTTGATTACCCGTTATTCAACTAATCAATGAATCATCTCTAATGCAATAGTAGGTTTAACATAAGAAGGATAAAATAATTTTAAATTTTCAGAATTTTTAATTTACTTATAGCTTTCGGTTTGCTATAATAATGTTAACTTCTTAACAAAAGAAGTTATCTCCTTTGTGTTGTTTATAGTAACAAAACAAATTTTGCTCGAAGTACTGTAACTGTACCTAGTCCTTACCGTTACAAGTACATTAATATTCATTTCCCATAAAAGCCAAGTATAACAAGTGTCTCCTCACTTACTATACTTGGTTTTTATTATGCTTAATCTTTCATCATTAAAAACACCTCCTATTGCTAGAAAAAGATTTTAGCAATAGGAGGTGTACATCAATTTTTAATTTACCATGCGAATAAGCCTACAAATGCAGCTGTTAATAATGAAACTAAAATCCCTGCTAACAACATCATTGGCACGTACTTAGAAACAAAATCTGCTGTCTTCTTATCTACGATACCTTTTAACGTACCGATAATCATACCAATAGTAGAAAAATTAGCAAAAGATACTAAGAATGTTGATATCACTGCTTTATGGTGAGGTGAAAGTGTATTAATCGTCTTCGATACTTCACCCATTACGACAAATTCGTTGGTAACGATTTTTTTCGCCATTTGTTGTGCAACTAACCAAGCTTCATCCCAAGGTAGACCAAGTAATAATGCAAATGGATACATAAACACACCTAAAATTTGGTCTAATCCGAAGCTACCTTTAAGACCCATCAAGTGACCAATACCACCTGTAATTAAGTTAATCAAACGATCTGCTAAATCTGCTAATGCTACGAAACTAATCACAAATGCTATGATAATTAATACTAATTTACCTGCAGCTAATACAGAATCACCTAAGAAAGAAAAGAATGGCTGACGCTCTATATCTTGATCTTTAATACTATAAATAATATCTTCTTTATCTTCTACTCTAACTGGATTCAAAATTGACGCGACAATAATGGCATTCACGATATTTAAAGGAATCGCAGTTAATACTAATTCACCTGGAATCATTTGAACATAGGCACCAACAATCGCACCTGAAACAGAACTCATAGACATCATCGCTACTGTTAACACACGCATTTCATTCATGCGTTTCAATTGTTCGTTAGAAACAGCTAGTGCTTCTGTGTTACCTAAGAACATCATTTCAATACCAAAGAATGACTCAAATTTAGGTTGGCGTGTAATTTTTGCTAAAACCCAACCAATCGCACCAATTAATTTCGGCAGAATATTAAAGTACATTAAAATATCAAATAACGGTACTACTAATAAAATTGGAAATAGTGCGCTAACAGCCATATCCATCTGCTTATTAGAAACAAAGCTATTAAACGCAAATCCTGTACCTGCATTTGCTGATTCAATTACCCAGGAAATACCATTTGCAGCTGCTTTAATTCCTGATTTCCCCCATGGGAAGTAAATGAAGAACCACGCTAAAAATAAGTTTAAAACGACTAAAATAATAATCGATTTCCATTGTATATCTTTTCGTGCTCTCGAAAATAATACTGCAATACCTAGGAAAACAATTAACCCAATGATATTAATCAATAAAAACATTTGGCACCCACCTATTTATTTAATTTTCTAACAACGCGTTGTACAAAAGTAACTTATGTATAGATATAAGACTCTATAACATGGATAAAATCCATCCCCAAAAGCAGAGCCCATCTCATTGGCTTAATTATACCATTTGTAAAAATGACTTAAAATAACGTTTTTCATTAAATCTTTAAATTATACAAAAAAGCACATACACTCATCCAAGCGTATGTGCTTTATATTATAAAATTTTAGTCAGCAAGCTTTTGGGATGTTACAAAGTGTTTATATTTCTCATGTGTTGTCATTAACTCACTATGTGTACCTTTACCAGTCACTTGTCCTTTATCTATAAAGATAATTTGACCTGCTTTTTTAATTGTAGAAAGTCTATGTGCAATAACAATCGTTGTACGGCCTTCCATCAATGTTTCTAGAGCTTCTTGAATTTTCAATTCACTTTCACTATCTAAGTTAGCGGTAGCTTCATCTAATAATAAAATATCTGGATTTTTAACAAAGCTACGTGCAATATCTATTCGTTGTCTTTGACCACCAGAAAGTTTCAGACCACGTTCACCAACTAATGTATCGTAACCCTCATCAAATTGCATAATAAAATCATGACAATTAGCTAATTTAGCGTATTTAATAAGTTCTTCATCCGATACTGAACGATTAACACCGTACAAGATATTATCTCTAATCGTACCACTCATCATAGAGTTTGATTGCATCACATAACCAATCTTAGTACGCCATTTAGATAATGGAATATCAAAAATACTTGTACCATTATACGTAATGTCGCCACTTTCAATATCATACATACGTTCAATTAAATTGAATATCGTACTCTTACCAGAACCAGAAGGACCGACAAATGCACTAACCTGTCCTTGAGGTATATTAAATGACACATCATTCAATATAGACTTAACATCATATTTGAAGTTCACATGATCAAATACAAGTTCACCATCTTGTACCTCAACATCTTTTGACTCTTCAAGTGCTTCTGTAGGTTCAATAGGTTCTTGCATGATTTCATATATTCGATGACTTGCCCCAACAGCTTTTTTATAATCTGTTATCAATGTTGATAGATTAATCAACGGCATAGACATTTGAATCACATAGAAAATCATTGCGATCAATGTACCTGCAGTGATAGCGCCTGTTGCGATTTCTAAAGCACCGAAACCTAGGATGATAGCGATAGTTAGTAACATCACCACGCCCGAAATAGGTTGTACTACCGCTGAAATTTTAGCTTGCTTTAAACCTAAGCGATAAATTTCTTTTAAATTAGTATGTGCATTATCAAGTTCTAATCTTTCTGTATTAGAAACTTTAACCAATCTCATTTCTGTCAGTACACGCCCAAGTAAACCACTAAAATTAGCAATTTCTGTTTGTGTACTCGTTGAGATCTTTTGCATCACACGACCTAATGGAATCATGATAAGTACAAAAATAGGAATGGTAATAAACGTTAATAACGTCATTTTCCAATCCATGATAAATAGCATAACGAGAGATCCAACTAACGTTAATGCTGAAGGTAATAAATTAGGTAATTTTTGAGAAATAAATTCATTGATTACCTTTGTGTCGTCTGTCAAACGACTCATCAATTGACCACTTTCGTTTTTATCAAAGAACGGCATTTTTAATTGAATGATATGTTCCCATAATAATGAACGGATATCATAAATCATTTTTTCACCAATTTTACTTAGTAAATATAATCCAATACCACTTAAAATAGCATTAAGTAGGAATATACCACCAAATATGGCTACAAGATTCCAGTTCATAGTACTTACTGAGAATTTATCTACTAATCTCCCAGTAAATAGAGGTACTAATAATCCACTCAAACTTCCTAAAGAAGTAATAATGACCGCAGCAATGATTAACCCAATTGGCCAAGAGAGCCTTTTAAATAAAAAGAATAAAGGGTTAGTTTGTTTCATAATAATACCTCTTCTATTAATATTCATATTTTAAATTTTGCTCAATCTTACTATAAAAGTTCGTGCATCCCAAATATTTAAGTCTTTCCCAACTATAATAAAATTTCAAAAATTCAACATCTTACATATATGTAACAAATAATGTATATGATAAAATATATTAGTTGAAAATTATAGTTAAAGGAAAGAAATAATGAAAAGAATCTTTATACTCATCATAACGATGTTCTTCGTATTAAATATTATAACACCTTTTGCTAATGCAGAGAATGGTGATGTTACCCCAGTTCAAGTTGCTATCGATAATGGTTATAGTAAAGTAACTGAAGCGTATCAACCTGAAAGTGCCATTAACGTGAGTCAAGACGGCCAAATACTCTATGAATACAATAAAGATAAGGTATGGTATCCAGCATCAATGACCAAACTCATGACAATGTATCTTACTTTAGAAGCTGTCAAAGATAAAAAGCTATCCTTAAATGATGAAGTCAAAATGACTGATCGTGAATATCAAATGTCTACACTTCCTGAATTGAGTAATACTAAACTTTATCCAGGACAGAAGTGGACCATTTCAGATTTACTTCAAATTACCGTTTCTAATTCTAGTAATGCCGCTGCACTAATACTGGGCGAGCAAGTATCTGGTAATGTCAATGACTTCACAGATTTAATGAATAAAAAAGCCAAGGAACTCGGTATGAAAGATACACATTATGTGAATCCTTCAGGTGCTGAAAACACTCGTCTCAAGAGCTTTGCTCCTTCTAAATATAAAAAGACTGAAAACACAACAACTTCAGCACGCGACTATGCCATTTTAGACCAACATGTGATTAATGAAACGCCTAAAATATTAGATTTTACCAAACAACTCGCACCAACAACACATGGTGTAACGTATTATACATTCAACCATTCATTAGATGGTGCCGACATGAGTTTACCGGGTACAGATGGTTTAAAAACTGGTTCTAGTGACACTGCAGATTACAACCATACGATTACTACAAAACGAAACGGGTTTAGAATCAACCAAGTCATATTAGGTGCTGGAGATTATAAACATATCGGCGGAGAAAAACAACGCAACATGATGGGCAATGCGTTAATGGAACGTTCATTTAATCAATATAAATATGAAAAAATCCTATCAAAAGGAAAACATCAAATTAATGGTAAAACATATTATGTAGAACAAGATTTATACGACGTCCTACCTAAAGATTTCACTAAAAAGGACTTTCAATTAGTCATTGATAAAGGCAAAGTACATGCAGATTACAAACGTGAATTCATCACTAAACAAGATGGACCACCTTCGGTTACAGTACATAAACCCATATTCCATCATGCGACAACCGTTGCTAAAAGTATATGGCAAACTCATCCTACTATAGCTATTATCTTCGCTATAGGTTTAGTAATCGTATTATCTATTATAATTCATCTATTCATTCAAGCTTTTCGCAGAAAATAGGCCACATGCAATCAAAACAATAAAAGGACAAAGCACAGACATCTCGTCTTGGCTTTGTCCTTTATTATAAATACGCTATTATTTAGCGTCTTTCCCGTATAATTCTTGTTTGATTTTCGTAGTAGAAATACCTTCTGTACGGTTAAGATAAATCACTTCACATTTATCTTTTAAGAAATCAAATTCGCCTTCCCAGTCGTGTCCCATTACGAAAACATCGACATCGAAACGTTCAACATCTAATTCTTTTTGACCCCAACCATCTTCAGGGATTACTAAGTCTACATAACGAATTGATTCTAACATCATTTTACGTTGATTATAGTCATAATATGATTTTTTATTTTTCACTTGGTTGAATTCATCAGTAGATAACGCAACGATGAGATAATCTCCCATTTCACGTGCTCTTCTTAATAATTCAATGTGTCCATAATGTAATAAATCATATGTACCATAAGTAATTACTCGTTTCATGATACGTGATTCTCCTTAACTAAATATTTAATAAAAATTTATATTCTTAATGTAGCATAAATTGTATAGGCTTACCATTAATTCATTAAAACATCATGTCACTCTTTAAAATCTATACGATGATTGACCATTATTTCTTTAATACTTTTTTTAACTTTTGCTTTCCAGAAAATGCTGATTTTTTAGGAAAAGTCTGTGCTAAAAATCGAACATATCCTGGTCTTCCAATACCTACATTTGCCAATGTACGCCTCCATGGTTGATAGAGATCTTTAGTCCATTGTGTTCCGCCCTGTTCAACCGCTTCTATAATTCTAAACATTGCATCACCTGAATAATTTGTCTCTTGCATCAAATTAATATACTTTGTCACACTGTCTATAAATGATGGCGTAATCGCACTATTTTTTAATAAATGTGCTTGGATTAAATAACTTACAATAAGATTATCCATACGATAGCTGTAATAAATTTTTTCATTCATTA harbors:
- the pbp4 gene encoding penicillin-binding protein PBP4, with the protein product MKRIFILIITMFFVLNIITPFANAENGDVTPVQVAIDNGYSKVTEAYQPESAINVSQDGQILYEYNKDKVWYPASMTKLMTMYLTLEAVKDKKLSLNDEVKMTDREYQMSTLPELSNTKLYPGQKWTISDLLQITVSNSSNAAALILGEQVSGNVNDFTDLMNKKAKELGMKDTHYVNPSGAENTRLKSFAPSKYKKTENTTTSARDYAILDQHVINETPKILDFTKQLAPTTHGVTYYTFNHSLDGADMSLPGTDGLKTGSSDTADYNHTITTKRNGFRINQVILGAGDYKHIGGEKQRNMMGNALMERSFNQYKYEKILSKGKHQINGKTYYVEQDLYDVLPKDFTKKDFQLVIDKGKVHADYKREFITKQDGPPSVTVHKPIFHHATTVAKSIWQTHPTIAIIFAIGLVIVLSIIIHLFIQAFRRK
- a CDS encoding iron ABC transporter permease, translated to MKFVSYLIGGIIVLAIALFLSILFGDAKIDIPTIIDAIFNYNPKNQQHNVISEIRIPRDLGAILVGMALSVAGAVIQGVTKNSLADPSLIGLNSGASFGLAITYAFYPEAPFTLLMVAGFLGALLGGSIVLMIGRSRKDGFNPMRIILAGAAVSAMLTALSQGVALIFRLNQSLTFWSAGGVSGTTWPQIIWTGPIIIVTLVVILAMSRQLTILNLGESLAKGLGQNVTMIRVVILVLAMVLAGVAVSMVGQIAFVGLMVPHIVRFIIGTDYSKVLPLTAILGGILMLVADMLARYLGDAPVGAIISFIGVPYFLYLVKKGGRSI
- a CDS encoding FecCD family ABC transporter permease, whose translation is MIDSKLRRKQIITFVIFAVLVFLACTWSIASGEYNIPVSRFFQILTGQGDYTDTLILVDFRLPRMLITILAGAALSMSGAIVQSVTKNPIAEPGILGINAGGGFAIALFITIGQIKPDNFVYVLPIISVIGGVATALIIFMFSVNQRHGVTPSSMVLIGVGMQTALYGGSITLMSKFDKDQSEFIATWFAGNIWGDEWIFVIAFLPWIIIILPYLFYKSNELNIINTHEHVAKGLGVKVGKERMVLFFVAVVLSSVAVAVAGSISFIGLMGPHIAKRIVGPRHQLFLPIAVLVGAFLLVFSDTLGKVILEPTGVPAGIIVAIIGAPYFLYLMYKTKNV
- a CDS encoding YitT family protein → MNRLIRDLILVIIGSFIFSAGVNAFIISGNLGEGGVTGLAIVLYYAFHLSPAITNFVVNAVLIAVGYKFLSKRSMYLTIVATVLISVFLSLTESWHVETGNVIVNAVFGGTSVGLGIGVIVLAGGTTAGTTILARIAHKYLDVSTPYALLFFDLIVVVISLTVISLDRALVTVISLYIGTKVMEFVIEGLNTKKAMTIISSKPDEVAKAIDEQVGRGLTILNGHGYYTREEKDVLYVVITKTQVSRAKKIIRNIDNQAFLVIHDVRDVYGNGFLIDE
- a CDS encoding ABC transporter ATP-binding protein — encoded protein: MSRLNGEQVTIGYGDTTIINHLDVEIPDGKVTSIIGPNGCGKSTLLKALSRLLSVKDGTINLDGESIHTQSTKEIAKKIAILPQSPEVADGLTVGELVSYGRFPHQKGFGRLSDEDKKEINWALEVTGTFEFRHRSINDLSGGQRQRVWIAMALAQRTDIIFLDEPTTYLDICHQLEILELVQKLNQEQGCTIIMVLHDINQAIRFSDHLIAMKDGDIVANGETNEVLTQDILERVFNIDVVLSEDPRTGKPLLVTYDLCQKAYSS
- the tagD gene encoding glycerol-3-phosphate cytidylyltransferase, with the protein product MKRVITYGTYDLLHYGHIELLRRAREMGDYLIVALSTDEFNQVKNKKSYYDYNQRKMMLESIRYVDLVIPEDGWGQKELDVERFDVDVFVMGHDWEGEFDFLKDKCEVIYLNRTEGISTTKIKQELYGKDAK
- a CDS encoding ABC transporter ATP-binding protein; this encodes MKQTNPLFFLFKRLSWPIGLIIAAVIITSLGSLSGLLVPLFTGRLVDKFSVSTMNWNLVAIFGGIFLLNAILSGIGLYLLSKIGEKMIYDIRSLLWEHIIQLKMPFFDKNESGQLMSRLTDDTKVINEFISQKLPNLLPSALTLVGSLVMLFIMDWKMTLLTFITIPIFVLIMIPLGRVMQKISTSTQTEIANFSGLLGRVLTEMRLVKVSNTERLELDNAHTNLKEIYRLGLKQAKISAVVQPISGVVMLLTIAIILGFGALEIATGAITAGTLIAMIFYVIQMSMPLINLSTLITDYKKAVGASHRIYEIMQEPIEPTEALEESKDVEVQDGELVFDHVNFKYDVKSILNDVSFNIPQGQVSAFVGPSGSGKSTIFNLIERMYDIESGDITYNGTSIFDIPLSKWRTKIGYVMQSNSMMSGTIRDNILYGVNRSVSDEELIKYAKLANCHDFIMQFDEGYDTLVGERGLKLSGGQRQRIDIARSFVKNPDILLLDEATANLDSESELKIQEALETLMEGRTTIVIAHRLSTIKKAGQIIFIDKGQVTGKGTHSELMTTHEKYKHFVTSQKLAD
- a CDS encoding NupC/NupG family nucleoside CNT transporter gives rise to the protein MFLLINIIGLIVFLGIAVLFSRARKDIQWKSIIILVVLNLFLAWFFIYFPWGKSGIKAAANGISWVIESANAGTGFAFNSFVSNKQMDMAVSALFPILLVVPLFDILMYFNILPKLIGAIGWVLAKITRQPKFESFFGIEMMFLGNTEALAVSNEQLKRMNEMRVLTVAMMSMSSVSGAIVGAYVQMIPGELVLTAIPLNIVNAIIVASILNPVRVEDKEDIIYSIKDQDIERQPFFSFLGDSVLAAGKLVLIIIAFVISFVALADLADRLINLITGGIGHLMGLKGSFGLDQILGVFMYPFALLLGLPWDEAWLVAQQMAKKIVTNEFVVMGEVSKTINTLSPHHKAVISTFLVSFANFSTIGMIIGTLKGIVDKKTADFVSKYVPMMLLAGILVSLLTAAFVGLFAW